The sequence GCGAATATTCATGTAAGAAAAGGGGAAATCGTCGGTATTGCTGGTTTGATGGGCTCTGGGCGAACAGAATTGGCATTGAGCATATTTGGCAATCCGCGGGCTTATAAATTGCAGGGACAATTATTTATGGATGGTGTCAAAAAAGTCTTTAAAAGTCCCAAAGATGCGATCAATGCGGGAATTGCCTATGTGACGGAGGATCGCAAAGGTGACGGCTTATTTTTGATTCAGGATATCAAACAAAATATTTCTGTAGCCAATCTAAAGGGGATATCGTCGCAGGGAGTTATCAACAACAATGAAGAAGTAAAGATCTCCAACGAATACAAACAATCACTTAACGTTAAAGCCCCTTCGGTTGAGCAACTCGTTGGTAATTTAAGCGGCGGGAACCAGCAGAAGGTATCTTTGGGCAAGTGGTTATTTGTTAATCCGAGCTTACTTATTCTAGATGAGCCGACTCGCGGGATTGATGTGGGAGCCAAATTTGAAATCTATACGATCATGAACAAGTTGATCAGCGAAGGTATGAGTATCATCATGATTTCATCCGAGCTGTCTGAAGTGCTAGGTATGAGTGATCGTGTATATGTTATGGCTGAAGGGAAAATAAAAGGTGAACTGTCGGCAAATGAAGCGGATCAAGAAAAAATAATGAAGCTTGCTACGCAATAGGAGGAAGACCGGTGAAAATACTTAACGAAGCGAAGTCGTTGATCAAGGTTAATATTCGGGATTATGGGATGTATATCGCATTAATCGTCATTATGCTGACATTTTCAATCTTGACTGATGGATTGTTTATGTCCTCCCGGAATATTAGTAACTTGATTGATGCCACAGGTTATATTGCAGTATTGGCAGTTGGGATGACGTTAGTCATCGTTATTCGGCATATCGATTTATCCGTCGGGTTTGCGGCCGGTTTCTTAGGAGCAATCGCGGCGATCCTCCTTACCCAGGCGGGAGTTTCCGTATTCCTTACGATTCCAATCATCCTAGTACTGGGTATTGTTGTTGGAATGTTCAATGGTTTCCTGGTTGCCCAAATGGGGATTCCATCATTTGTAGCTTCACTGGCAGGCATGTTGATTTTTAGAGGAGCACTGCTGCTAGTAACCGAGAAAACCGGAACGATCATGGTTAAAGACGAGCATTTTAATGCGATCGGTAATGGATTCATACCTTCAATCGCAAAAGTGGGGAATTTGAATTTACTTTCACTGATTGTTGGTGCATTAATTATTGTCCTCTTTATTTACTTTGAATTCTCTAAACGAAAAAACAAACTCCACTACAATTTTGAAGTAATATCAAATGGCATGTTTACCGTAAAAGTTGTATTTATTTCCGCTATCATTGCCTATATCACTTGGATTTTAGCAGGTTACAATGGTTTCTCCTGGACGGTAGTTATTGTGATGATCGTTGTTGTTATCTATCACTTCTTGACAACTTCTACTGTAATCGGACGACATATTTATGCCGTCGGAAGTAATCCGGAAGCAGCACATTTGAGCGGGATTAGTGTTAAGAAAATTACGTACATTGTCTTTGGCTCCATGGGAATGTTGACCGCTCTGTCGGGTATCCTCTTTACGGCCCGCTTGCAATCGGCAACAACAACTGCGGGAACCTTGTTTGAGCTCGATGCGATTGCTGCTGCTTACGTAGGTGGTGTATCCGCTGCCGGCGGTGTAGGTAAAGTTACAGGTTCTATTATTGGTGCAGTTGTAATGGCATCACTTTCCAGTGGTATGAATCTGCTTGGCGTCGGAATTTCTTATCAATATATGATCCGTGGCGGTGTGTTAGCCGCGGCAGTTATATTCGATGTTATTACTCGTAAACAAAGAGCATAGTTTAGGGTTATGCTGAGTTGTTAAAAAAACGCCGGAGCGCTAATGCGCTCCGGCGTTTTTTTGGCAAGACGAGAATTTAGGAAATCAGGCGTTAATAATTCTACCTAGCAGGGTTAGACTGTTGTATGGCGTCCAATAGAAGAAGAGAACTTAAGATTTTAGTAAGATTTGGGTAAGAAAAAAGAAAATTCAATTATGTAGTATTAGAAAATAAGGAAGAAGATAGCAGTTGAAAGGTAACTGATGGGCTTCAAGTTATATTGTACAGGGGGAGGTAGTTGTTGATGAAAGTAAAGAAACCCGAAAAAATATTGATCCTGTCCGGTACCCTTGGAGATGGACATATGCAAGCAGCGAGAGCAATGCTGGAGGCGTCAGCGCTGTATAGACCGGGAATGGTCGTGGAAGTAGTCGATTTTATGTCTTGGATACATCCCCGTATACATACCTTTGAGCGGTACTGCTTCTACCAGTGGGTGAACCACTTGCCTGCGTTGTACGGTTATATGTTTCAAAAGACACGAATGGACAACTCTTTATCCCGGTTATTAAAGCAACTCCGTACATTTAGCATTCAGCGAATGGTCACACTGCTGCAGGAAGCTAACCCTACATTACTGGTCAGTACTTTCCCGCCTGCGGCCGCGGCAATTTCTCTGCTGAAGGCGAAAGGGCTAATTGATTTGCCTGCGGTTACAGTTATCACAGATCATACTGACCACAGTTATTGGATACATTCGCATACTAATCTCTATTTGGTGGGTTCTGAGCGGGTACGTTTAGCCCTGCAGCGAAGGGGCATATCTAAGACGATCATTACTGTGACCGGTATCCCGGTACGTCCAGCCTATAGCCAGACTTTGGACAAGAGGAAATTGCGGGCAAAATGTGGTCTGAGTCCAACGGCTTTTAGTGTACTCGTTATGGGTGGGGGAGAGGGGATTATTAACAAGAATTTTATCGATCAAGTGAATTCGGAGACCCTGTCGCCAAATATTCATTTCAATATCATTTGTGGGCGTAACGAAAAATTAATGAAACGCCTGAAAGAGGAATTAAAGAACAGACCTAATGTGCGGATAAAGGGATATGTGGATGACATTCATGAATGGATGGCCATGGCAGATGTATTAATAACTAAACCAGGGGGACTCACTACCTCTGAAGCGCTGGCAAGCCGGCTGCCTATGCTTCTTTTTCAGCCTCAGTATGGACAAGAACGGGATAACGCAGATTTTTTGATCAGTGCCGGGGCAGCTTGGGAACTCAGCATTAACACATTGCAGTCTCAATTGCAGCAACTTATGGATAACCGGGAAATTTTGAGCGAGATGAAAGAAGCGGATAGAAAGCTAATGCATAGAGACTCTGCCCGGCTTGCGATAAATGAAATCTTGAACGTACAGCAATATGCTCT comes from Paenibacillus sp. 19GGS1-52 and encodes:
- a CDS encoding glycosyltransferase, translating into MKVKKPEKILILSGTLGDGHMQAARAMLEASALYRPGMVVEVVDFMSWIHPRIHTFERYCFYQWVNHLPALYGYMFQKTRMDNSLSRLLKQLRTFSIQRMVTLLQEANPTLLVSTFPPAAAAISLLKAKGLIDLPAVTVITDHTDHSYWIHSHTNLYLVGSERVRLALQRRGISKTIITVTGIPVRPAYSQTLDKRKLRAKCGLSPTAFSVLVMGGGEGIINKNFIDQVNSETLSPNIHFNIICGRNEKLMKRLKEELKNRPNVRIKGYVDDIHEWMAMADVLITKPGGLTTSEALASRLPMLLFQPQYGQERDNADFLISAGAAWELSINTLQSQLQQLMDNREILSEMKEADRKLMHRDSARLAINEILNVQQYALNAKWNSPEPQLAFI
- a CDS encoding sugar ABC transporter permease, which produces MKILNEAKSLIKVNIRDYGMYIALIVIMLTFSILTDGLFMSSRNISNLIDATGYIAVLAVGMTLVIVIRHIDLSVGFAAGFLGAIAAILLTQAGVSVFLTIPIILVLGIVVGMFNGFLVAQMGIPSFVASLAGMLIFRGALLLVTEKTGTIMVKDEHFNAIGNGFIPSIAKVGNLNLLSLIVGALIIVLFIYFEFSKRKNKLHYNFEVISNGMFTVKVVFISAIIAYITWILAGYNGFSWTVVIVMIVVVIYHFLTTSTVIGRHIYAVGSNPEAAHLSGISVKKITYIVFGSMGMLTALSGILFTARLQSATTTAGTLFELDAIAAAYVGGVSAAGGVGKVTGSIIGAVVMASLSSGMNLLGVGISYQYMIRGGVLAAAVIFDVITRKQRA